One window of the Deinococcus metalli genome contains the following:
- a CDS encoding CAP domain-containing protein, producing MRRSLSALFLLLLSACSSTPAVPGLSAGHVTAGTPSTAFAQRVFDLTNAARAQARTCGTTPYAATTPLTYNAELELSAQAHANDMAVNNYFSHTSQDGRTFDQRVTASGYTWSVVAENIAAGQVTPEEVVQAWLDSEGHCADMMAPDLREIGVGYTPASSGKYGTYWVQDFGTQK from the coding sequence ATGCGACGCTCCCTCTCTGCCCTGTTCCTGCTGCTCCTGAGTGCGTGCAGTTCCACGCCGGCCGTCCCGGGCCTCAGCGCCGGGCACGTCACGGCGGGCACGCCGTCGACCGCCTTCGCGCAGCGGGTCTTCGACCTGACGAACGCCGCGCGCGCCCAGGCCCGCACCTGCGGCACCACGCCCTACGCCGCCACCACACCGCTGACGTACAACGCAGAACTGGAACTCTCCGCGCAGGCGCACGCGAACGACATGGCCGTGAACAACTACTTCAGCCACACCAGCCAGGACGGCCGCACCTTCGACCAGCGCGTCACCGCTTCCGGCTACACGTGGTCCGTGGTGGCCGAGAACATTGCCGCCGGTCAGGTCACGCCCGAGGAGGTCGTGCAGGCGTGGCTGGACAGCGAGGGCCACTGCGCGGACATGATGGCGCCGGACCTGCGCGAGATCGGTGTGGGGTACACGCCCGCCAGCAGCGGCAAGTACGGCACGTACTGGGTGCAGGATTTCGGCACGCAGAAATAA
- a CDS encoding phosphodiester glycosidase family protein: MTFRRRVAGWAVTAGLALMGSALARPVAIGGFMQPSSIDSRMIGGVELLPVWALPRVGVAVRNDPADLRLVLGARELRFSPVSGWKALGFTLAAPLPLPQVLEGSLLVPLAAVTQLGVGVLADTPTLLDFAAPASVPAATLPPSGTVTATPAPATPSPVKPAVPTTPAAPASPPPASTTPPSTTPPATTTIVPGPAPSPSPATPAPVTPAPAPTAPVTAEIPPVTTPGVPAPPLVPGVPITPPPLSTRALANLDTVRVSRSMYRTVEVQRVVLEFSDVAPYSVDRGAVGVSLQLPGVTAQAQTQALPSGDTLAVQTTPGGSAVRLDTAGGRSTIFTLDDPYRIVVDTVTYTDSSVPPPVNPAALPDGVTYTRRGALHLLGFDPARFQPRVVSAPQGRASGVADLVRAVGGVAGVNGGYFDPASNLPVDLVALGGVMTSGSLEKRGAVGFTAQGQAVFGYPRPRYVLGGVFGTITVNAVRARPDASLLTAFVGDGRTSVGGPTFVTLQLAPGATTVTRAGVGAVVPPAGTLAFTFDPQHFPQLPHAADDPLTVTLNWQASDAPWTTVVDALGAGPLLVSGGRVVLDPAREGFNTAASIWRPTRQVGIGMMGGQPVIAFLEYGSPEAFATALAGAGVQVAMRLDSGSSATAYLTGGYGGLGGYLNTVWSRAVPNAIVFVPRDVNATR; encoded by the coding sequence GTGACCTTCAGGCGCAGAGTGGCGGGGTGGGCAGTGACGGCCGGACTGGCGCTGATGGGCAGCGCGCTGGCCCGGCCGGTGGCGATCGGCGGCTTCATGCAGCCGTCCAGTATCGATTCCCGCATGATCGGCGGCGTGGAGCTGCTGCCGGTGTGGGCGCTGCCACGCGTGGGTGTGGCGGTCCGCAACGATCCGGCAGACCTGCGCCTGGTGCTGGGCGCGCGGGAACTGCGCTTCTCGCCGGTGAGCGGCTGGAAGGCGCTGGGCTTCACGCTGGCCGCGCCGCTGCCGCTGCCGCAGGTGCTGGAGGGCAGCCTGCTGGTGCCGCTGGCCGCCGTGACGCAGCTGGGCGTGGGCGTGCTGGCCGACACACCCACCCTGCTGGACTTCGCCGCGCCGGCCAGCGTGCCAGCCGCGACGCTGCCGCCCTCCGGGACGGTGACGGCAACTCCCGCCCCGGCCACGCCCTCGCCCGTGAAGCCGGCGGTGCCGACCACGCCGGCCGCGCCCGCCAGCCCGCCCCCCGCCAGCACCACACCGCCCAGCACCACGCCCCCGGCCACCACGACCATCGTGCCAGGCCCCGCGCCGTCGCCCAGCCCCGCGACCCCGGCGCCCGTGACGCCGGCCCCGGCTCCGACCGCGCCGGTCACGGCCGAGATTCCGCCCGTGACCACACCGGGCGTGCCGGCGCCGCCCCTGGTGCCGGGCGTGCCGATCACGCCGCCACCCCTCTCGACGCGGGCGCTGGCGAACCTGGACACCGTGCGGGTCAGCCGCTCCATGTACCGCACCGTGGAGGTGCAGCGCGTGGTGCTGGAGTTCAGCGACGTGGCCCCCTACAGCGTGGACCGCGGCGCGGTGGGCGTGAGCCTGCAACTGCCGGGCGTCACCGCGCAGGCGCAGACGCAGGCCCTGCCGTCCGGAGACACCCTGGCCGTCCAGACCACTCCGGGCGGCAGCGCGGTGCGGCTGGACACGGCTGGCGGGCGCAGCACCATCTTCACGCTGGATGACCCGTACCGCATCGTGGTGGACACCGTGACGTACACCGACAGCAGCGTGCCGCCGCCCGTGAACCCGGCGGCGCTGCCGGACGGCGTGACCTACACCCGGCGCGGCGCCCTGCACCTGCTGGGCTTCGATCCCGCCCGCTTCCAGCCGCGCGTGGTGAGCGCTCCACAAGGCCGCGCGTCGGGCGTGGCGGACCTCGTGCGCGCGGTGGGCGGCGTGGCGGGCGTGAACGGCGGGTACTTCGACCCGGCCAGCAACCTGCCGGTGGATCTGGTCGCGCTGGGCGGCGTGATGACCTCCGGCAGCCTGGAAAAACGCGGCGCGGTGGGCTTTACCGCCCAGGGCCAGGCGGTGTTCGGCTACCCCCGCCCGCGCTACGTGCTGGGCGGCGTGTTCGGGACGATCACCGTGAACGCCGTGCGCGCCCGGCCCGACGCCAGCCTGCTCACCGCCTTCGTGGGCGACGGCCGCACCAGCGTCGGCGGCCCGACCTTCGTGACCCTGCAGCTCGCGCCAGGCGCCACCACGGTCACGCGGGCCGGCGTGGGCGCGGTGGTGCCGCCCGCGGGCACGCTGGCCTTCACCTTCGATCCACAGCACTTCCCGCAGCTCCCACACGCGGCCGACGACCCACTGACCGTCACGCTGAACTGGCAGGCCAGTGACGCGCCGTGGACCACGGTCGTGGACGCGCTGGGCGCCGGACCGCTGCTCGTGTCGGGCGGCCGGGTGGTGCTTGACCCGGCCCGCGAGGGCTTCAACACGGCGGCCAGTATCTGGCGGCCCACCCGTCAGGTCGGGATCGGCATGATGGGCGGCCAGCCGGTGATCGCGTTTCTGGAGTACGGCAGCCCGGAGGCCTTCGCCACGGCCCTGGCGGGAGCCGGCGTGCAGGTCGCCATGCGCCTGGACAGTGGCAGCAGCGCCACCGCGTACCTGACCGGCGGCTACGGCGGTCTGGGCGGGTACCTGAACACCGTGTGGAGCCGCGCCGTGCCGAACGCCATCGTGTTCGTGCCGCGGGACGTGAACGCCACCCGCTGA
- the mglB gene encoding GTPase-activating protein MglB, protein MIEPSLELYGDAYERVDQQLQDLLDTTGVRYGLLVDRNGFVLSHKEALWAPRPPALDSVATLVASNAAATAALANLLGERTFSEQIHQGENGTLYVESVGDQTLLTLIFDASVPLGKVKVYAKKTVTQIAAILDELKDAPTPQLGEDFNKGVNALLDDLLG, encoded by the coding sequence ATGATCGAACCCTCACTTGAGCTGTACGGCGACGCCTACGAGCGCGTGGATCAGCAGCTTCAGGATCTCCTGGACACCACGGGGGTGCGCTACGGTCTGCTGGTCGACCGCAACGGCTTCGTGCTCTCGCACAAGGAGGCGCTGTGGGCGCCGCGCCCGCCGGCGCTGGACTCGGTGGCGACGCTGGTCGCCAGCAACGCCGCCGCCACCGCCGCCCTGGCGAACTTGCTGGGCGAGCGCACCTTCAGCGAACAGATCCACCAGGGCGAGAACGGCACGCTGTACGTGGAATCCGTCGGTGACCAGACGCTGCTGACCCTGATCTTCGACGCGAGCGTGCCGCTGGGCAAGGTGAAGGTGTACGCGAAGAAGACCGTGACGCAGATCGCCGCGATCCTCGACGAACTCAAGGACGCGCCCACCCCGCAGCTCGGCGAGGATTTCAACAAGGGCGTGAACGCGCTGCTCGACGACCTGCTCGGCTGA
- the mglA gene encoding GTPase MglA — MSTINFAAREINCKIVYYGPGMSGKTTNLKHVFSRVPGHLRGDMVSLATEDERTLFFDFLPLDLGTVQGFKTRFHLYTVPGQVFYNASRKLILRGVDGIVFVADSAPDRLRANAESMRNLRENLAEHGIDVREVPIVLQINKRDLPNALPADMIRAVIDPGKELTMFEAMSDKGVGVFETLKTVSRLVLERLSKTR, encoded by the coding sequence ATGAGCACCATCAACTTCGCGGCCCGCGAAATCAACTGCAAGATCGTCTACTACGGCCCGGGCATGAGCGGCAAGACCACCAACCTCAAGCACGTCTTCTCGCGCGTGCCCGGCCACCTGCGCGGCGACATGGTGTCCCTGGCGACCGAGGACGAGCGCACCCTGTTCTTCGACTTCCTGCCGCTGGACCTCGGCACCGTGCAGGGCTTCAAGACCCGCTTCCACCTGTACACCGTGCCGGGCCAGGTGTTCTACAACGCCAGCCGCAAGCTGATCCTGCGCGGCGTGGACGGCATCGTGTTCGTCGCGGACTCCGCCCCGGATCGCCTGCGCGCCAACGCCGAGAGCATGCGCAACCTGCGCGAGAACCTCGCCGAACACGGCATCGACGTGCGCGAGGTGCCGATCGTGCTGCAGATCAACAAGCGCGACCTGCCCAACGCGCTGCCAGCCGACATGATCCGCGCCGTGATCGACCCCGGCAAGGAACTCACGATGTTCGAGGCGATGTCCGACAAGGGCGTGGGCGTGTTCGAGACCCTCAAGACCGTGAGCCGCCTGGTGCTGGAACGGCTGTCGAAGACCAGATAA
- the mnmE gene encoding tRNA uridine-5-carboxymethylaminomethyl(34) synthesis GTPase MnmE codes for MTRTGLSDTIAAIATAPGSAGVGIVRVSGPRALDVADGVFRGRRRPSRTPGGRFLFGTLVAGDGEVLDEGLCLIFREGRSYTGEDVAEVQTHGSPAVLARVLARALELGARLARPGEFTLRAYLAGRLDLAQAEAVLGLVEAHTDAARRQAALGLSGALGTRVARIGAHLTRTLAALQAMLDYPEEGVPEEDREQPLAAARDELRALVGTARAGQVATRGARLALIGRPNAGKSSLLNALVGYERSIVTPIPGTTRDYLEAGLELAGVPVTLVDTAGIRDTADEVEAAGVRQALTLAGGADLVIALEDGSAPRETLPVTLPPDARVIRVRTKADLPPAWTDDSALAVSAVTGEGLSALRDAVNTALLGDTSRSEAWLTTERQADAARRALDHVEAAATLPDDLASYELEEALRCLSELTGRDVQEDVVDAVFMNFCVGK; via the coding sequence GTGACGCGCACCGGCCTCTCGGACACCATCGCCGCCATCGCCACCGCGCCGGGAAGCGCCGGGGTGGGCATCGTGCGCGTGAGCGGCCCGCGGGCGCTGGATGTCGCGGACGGCGTGTTCCGCGGGCGGCGGCGGCCGTCGCGCACGCCGGGCGGCCGGTTTCTGTTCGGCACGCTGGTCGCCGGAGACGGCGAGGTGCTCGACGAGGGCCTGTGCCTGATCTTCCGGGAGGGCCGCAGCTACACCGGCGAGGACGTGGCCGAGGTACAGACGCACGGCAGTCCGGCGGTGCTGGCGCGCGTGCTGGCGCGGGCGCTGGAACTCGGCGCGCGGCTGGCTCGGCCCGGCGAGTTCACATTGCGCGCGTACCTCGCCGGGCGTCTCGACCTCGCGCAGGCCGAGGCCGTGCTCGGTCTGGTCGAGGCGCACACGGACGCCGCGCGGCGGCAGGCGGCGCTGGGGCTGTCGGGCGCCCTCGGCACACGGGTGGCGCGGATCGGCGCACACCTCACACGCACCCTCGCGGCGCTCCAGGCGATGCTCGACTACCCGGAGGAAGGCGTGCCGGAGGAGGACCGCGAACAGCCCCTGGCGGCCGCGCGCGACGAACTGCGCGCCCTGGTGGGCACCGCGCGGGCCGGGCAGGTCGCCACGCGCGGCGCGCGGCTGGCCCTGATCGGCCGCCCGAATGCCGGCAAGAGCAGCCTGCTGAACGCGCTGGTCGGCTACGAGCGCTCCATCGTGACGCCCATTCCCGGCACCACGCGCGACTACCTGGAAGCGGGTCTGGAACTTGCAGGTGTGCCGGTCACGCTGGTGGACACCGCCGGTATCCGCGACACCGCAGATGAGGTGGAGGCGGCGGGCGTGCGGCAGGCCCTGACCCTGGCGGGCGGCGCAGACCTCGTGATCGCGCTGGAGGACGGCTCCGCTCCCCGCGAGACCCTGCCGGTGACCCTCCCGCCGGACGCGCGGGTGATCCGCGTGCGGACGAAGGCCGACCTGCCGCCCGCGTGGACGGACGACAGCGCCCTGGCCGTGAGCGCCGTGACCGGCGAGGGCCTGAGCGCCCTGCGGGACGCCGTGAATACGGCGCTGCTGGGCGACACCTCCCGCAGCGAGGCGTGGCTGACCACCGAGCGGCAGGCCGACGCCGCCCGGCGCGCCCTGGACCACGTGGAGGCCGCCGCGACCCTCCCCGACGACCTGGCGAGCTACGAACTGGAAGAGGCGCTGCGCTGCCTGTCGGAACTCACCGGCCGGGACGTGCAGGAGGACGTGGTGGACGCCGTATTCATGAACTTCTGCGTGGGCAAATGA
- a CDS encoding DUF4258 domain-containing protein yields MQTGTDLLALRAQLARAEKAARRAPTPPPARVSRPTPVPPQREAELAGVLTDDFSLHRAHAKLRDAVYDGRYTLCPHAVGHARAEGFLEHDIMNVLLSGRVRAVYPDDHRWLVCGRFEACGVALPLHVVVQHYRDGHIDIVTAFVPKQPHHVISRARLAVMLRYDEGQIRTHTSAPAPRAGHRGRGRWKK; encoded by the coding sequence GTGCAGACCGGCACTGACCTGCTCGCCCTGCGCGCCCAGCTGGCCCGCGCGGAGAAGGCGGCCCGCCGCGCGCCCACGCCGCCGCCGGCCCGCGTCTCGCGCCCTACGCCGGTGCCCCCGCAGCGCGAGGCGGAACTCGCGGGCGTACTGACCGACGACTTCTCGCTGCACCGCGCCCATGCCAAACTCCGCGACGCCGTGTACGACGGCCGCTACACCCTGTGCCCGCATGCCGTCGGCCACGCCCGCGCCGAGGGCTTCTTAGAGCACGACATCATGAACGTGCTGCTGTCCGGGCGGGTGCGGGCGGTGTACCCCGACGATCACCGCTGGCTGGTGTGCGGGCGCTTCGAGGCCTGCGGCGTGGCGCTGCCCCTGCACGTGGTCGTGCAGCACTACCGGGACGGTCACATCGACATCGTGACGGCCTTCGTGCCCAAGCAGCCGCACCATGTCATCAGCCGCGCCCGGCTGGCCGTCATGCTGCGCTACGACGAGGGCCAGATCCGCACGCACACCAGCGCGCCCGCGCCGCGCGCCGGGCACCGCGGGCGGGGCCGCTGGAAAAAGTGA